The sequence AATCTGACTGACTGTTGGTAAAGAAGAACTCAGTAAGTAATCTCGGGACAGAAGGGAGGATTGGAAGGGAGAAATACCATATGCTGCATCCCAGTTAATGATGTTCCGTATTGCATTTGAATCGGTGGCATATGGTACGTAATATTTCTGAACCCAAGGATGCGGGTGCTGAGGAACAAGGAATCTAGCAGATGCACACCATGGTCGAGCAGATGGTAGAATTGTGGAGATAAAAGTTATGGCCCGAAGGAGTCTTCCAATTCCCATCGTGAACATGAATCTTGCGCCAATCCCAAGACCAGGAGCTTCAACCGATTCAAAGAGCACAGAGAAAGCAAGCATGATAAACAGCATCAGAAAATGATGTAATCCAATTATCCGAGCTCTCAATATATTTACAACCATTTGGGGTAGTTTCTCATTCAAGGATAGCAGGAGCCACTGACCAACATCAGGAAGAGGTGGTGTATCCCTGTCAAGGAAAGAGAACTTTGTAATGGCAATAGATGGTCATTTAGGAAAGAGAATCAAAAATAATGAAGCAAAGATATGGAGTAATTGTTATTTTCCTTTTCCAGCCTCAAGCCAAATATCGTAGAATCTGAGACCAAACACGCATGCCCTCTCATCTTCGAGTGAAGTGACATGTCATGAGTATAGCTCGAGAAAGGTTCTTACATGACCACTTCAGGGCATTTTTATCGTTCTATCCGTAAGACTTGTTGAAATAAGTAATTTAACCAAATTTTCAGGATTTCACTATTTCACATTAATTATATCAGATTGCGCCTCAATAAATGACAAATCTTtcagaaaaacaaaaatagataAGAAAATGAATGTCAACTGTTCCAGAAAATTAATGTCAAACTTTTCCAATAATGTGGTGACACCAGaggcaaattttttttttttggtactgATGCAAGCCAGAGTTTCCTTGACGTTCCTCGCCTTAGTCATTATTCTAGAGCTAAAGATATAGCATCTTCACAATGTTCTGCTATTAAGAAACCATGTGGTATCTCACTAGAATCTAGATAATGTATCCTCACACAACTAGATGGCATTAGTGAATCAGCACAGGTTCAGTCAAGATTTCATATAAAGCATGATTGGTTGAACTAGTGATATTCAGCATACAAAAATATGACCTTTTCTTGATAAGGACATACAAATATGACATTGGTAGCTATCTCTTTTTACTTTGCTTGAGAATGCCTCATTACAAAAgctttaaaaaattcaaaaagatcattattttttttaacaaagtCAATCAATCAACGATGTCTCGATCCAAACTAGTTGAAGTCAGCTCAGTAATTACAACTACTCTGTGACCATTTAGCTCTATTTCGGCCGATTTTTCGAATAGGTAATTAAGAGGTTTTATTCTTAAAATGCATCAAGCTAGGGCTGCACAGGCATAAATTACACCTAAATACAAAATCACTTTCCATTATTATCCGATACAGACAACTAATAACACACTAAACTGGTAAACCTCCGACAAGAATACCCCTGTTACTGAATGTGTAAAAAAAAAGGCTTTTTAAGTTACTGAATGTGTATATATGATTCAGCTCTCCGTTCCGCAGAGAAGTTCCCCACCCCCAAGTTGGTAATGTGTTTATCCTAGCCCAATTTTTCtccacttcctctcttagtttcCAAGCTCCCTCTCCTCTACTTGTATTATTCAGAAAAGTCCTCTGCTCCCAAATTCTAATGATCTGGTTCATATCGTACAAATTCAAACTACACATGGTTTTCCATTTCGATAAATGTATCTGACTAGCAATATTGCCATGATTCTTGAGTTTTTTAGATCACCTGGCATTAGAATGTGAGGATTTAGTTAATGATGACCACGTAAATGATTTTCCACATGATTTAGAAAGAACTATATGCAAAATACCATTATTCATAGGCACAATACATAATATGACAACAAACTAATCTACTTGAGAATTTCCTTACTATTGAAATCTTACGATCAAAGGACTGCTATACGTGAATAGGAATGCACCAAACTAATCTACTTGAGAATTTCCTTACTATTGAAATCTTACGATCAAAGGACTGCTATACGTGAATAGGAATGCACCAAACTAATCTACTTGAGAATTTCCTTACTATTGAAATCTTACGATCAAAGGACTGCTATACGTGAATAGGAATGCACCACTCTTTAGTGATCTGCAGTTCTGCACAATCAAATACTAGCTTATTTCTGTCTCCAGATTAGGAAAGTAGGATGAAATTAACctatcctttttttttcctttctggtAAGTATGATGAGGATTGACTTTATTAAACTATCAGCTAGGTGAAGCTTAGCCCCAGTACAGAAATCCAATCTTGTTTTTCCCTACCAGATTAATAAAGTTCCTCGTTTCCTTTTATAGATATTTGTAATCTTAAATGAAAAGTTAAAAAACAAATCTATAGAGCAATCCAACAAAAAACCCAAATCAGATCACATCTTTTAGAATGGAAACAAGAAACCACCATTTCCATTTTTCACAATGAAAACTAAACTTACCCTTTTCTTTTCACGAACAAAAGCAACTGTTAAACAAGCTCAAAAAAGCACTCAACCCCAACTCAGTTTTCCCATCAAATCTGAACCCCATTTACCCCAAAGACACAAATTTACCAAACTTCCAAATATAGAAATGAAACTATTTATGGTAATATAAAATTTTATACATACTTGTGCCAATCAAGACCAAGAACGGCAGTGACAGAGCGAACAGAAATAGCTTCAAAGAGAAGAGCAGAGAGCAAGAAAAGCATTGCACAGATAAAGGGAATAGCTGAACGGAGCTCCGATGACCAATGTTTGTAAAATGGGACCCGAATAATAGCTGCGACTGCTAATACAGACCACAGTGCTGGCTGTAACCGGGCATGCCATGCCGGCGATATGAACCGAAGATAGTCTACTCCGATGTAAGCTATTGCAGCAAATCCTAAACCACCTCCTCGCCGGTTTTTCAAGATCGCCGGCGACCGCTTCATTTTTAGTGTAGTAGTACTAGAAATGGGACGATTCCTGCTGACTGAACACGTCTGAGGCTTTCCTAATTtcttagttttctaattttcatttttctttttaatattttcaCTTTTTATACTCCTTATGTCTTATATTAATCTTTTACTATTACctgttttgctttttttttttttttttttttgtgtataaTTACCGTTATGGAAAGTTTGTATACGTATCGACTGTAAACTTcagattttcttttctcctttttttttggttgttgttgaggaaaagaaagaaatttcTTTGTGAAACCAAGCAAGTGCATTATattcatgaatttcaaatttgaGTTGTTCACTTTTATATAGTATATAATCAAGGTTAATTTTGCTAGCCGGAAAAAAATTGAATTGTTTTTTAGACATTAAAGTAATTTCATGTGTATGGAGAAGTATTTTAGACGACGacgataacaacaacaacaatatatccAGTAATATATCACACCAATTGAATCTCTTCTATTCTACTACTGTGAATGTAAAAGAGAGCTCCATTTTATGATAGAAAGAAacaaaatcctttttttttctcctgTAGAAAATATTTGAGAAATAAAATTACCATAATTAGAGCATTTTTTTTTGTGCCTAAAACGATAATACCATAAGCAGACCAACTTGTTCCATAGAAATAGGGTCATAGGGACTTGtggaaaatatttaattttccaGAAAACTAACAAAAAAGCCTTTATGGTAAAAGTAATAGTAATACTTGGGGCAAGTGCATGTGTattgtcatgggctgctttccagacatgccccatgaccccttggccgcgccccatggcggcctagcaagcctcacaatgcctagcgccatggtcggccccgtggtcttggctgcgccaagtgacaagcgcgcatgtgcctctgtctccccaccgatgcctctcgccagcgcccaagggctggccaatgacaacagcgccgcgcgccctgacaatgccgtgcgcgcagatcctgatgcctcgccagcgcccagctgcaggcccattccagcagcgcctcacgcacagaccctgatgccaagcaccagtgcccagcctcaggccagcacatcaagtgtcgcgcgcgcccacagcaacgcgcgcgcagacccgcaagacaaagatgctgccatcggacttagtttttccttgtaataatctaagtccttttcattgtaatcataggctagtttacatcattttcatttcagtgtgcttctacagctttattaggactagtcttgtaatgttggtttattttttttaagcattattaagggggaccaaacaatcaaacattttcaagcaagcattttctggtgtctctccccctcgacaccgcatcattgtaatcagcattttcattcatcaataaaatcatcatcatcattcaaaacccaattctctctcagctttcGCAATTTGcttacgacattggttttcccgcacggcactgacaatctagtctagcgggcggcgaggacctcattcgcggacagcaaccgcactgacatcggttgcttagccttacgttgcccttccaaagatcatcaggaaggcgttgcgtaacagttggtatcagagcctaggctcgacatcggacgagggaacatttgccatcatcaccatttctgaccatggtgaatcatggggagcgtttagcatccctagaagagacggttgaccgattacgacccatcgtagaaacggtgcctgatcaaagcaacaacctagtgcaaaggttggacgacctggaccgccgaatgcggcaggccgaaaatgacattgcaaacatcagtcgtgactccgacGAGGACCGACAAACGACAACCATtgaaactgccaatattcatggcaaatttgaggacctccaacaggagcgtaccgacgatttagcccatcagcaacatgaggcagacagactaactgccatgcagcaaaccataaacgacttgacagacaagctcaacgttgtcaatgctgccttacagagcctacttcgagaaggcgaccatcacatcaggggtgcagcagacctcacccccattccacaaaagcttaagataccggagccaaagccatacgacggatcccgggatgctaaagaagtggaaaacttcatcttcgacatcgaacaatacttcgatgccgtgggccatttggaggaatccaaaaaggtagcgactgctgccatgtatcttcaaggcgatgccaaactttggtggcgggtcaaatacgaagccatcaaggccggtgaagatactcttcagacatgggacgaattgaaggtagccatacgcctgcaattcttccccgaaaatgtggaatacaatgcaaggagaaagctacgggacctccgccacaccagatcagtgagggagtacgtgcgcgaattctccgcactcatgctaaacatacgcgacatgggggacaaagacaaactcttcgcattcatagaaggtttgaaacctcatgcccgtatggaactacagcgacaacgggtagacaccctgcccaaggccattcaagctgcagaatgccttggcgattatcatttgggaactcagaatgacaggccccagccgtctgtccgagggggattcaacgggcaccatcccagcaatggtggcccaagcaaaagtgggggagatcaGAGTGCATCCAgaactaagactcctccctcaaacagcaacagtgctgcatccatcaacaacaatcaggggagaaagcctccctcagaatgtcgtcattgcggcggggcacattggaacaatgaatgcccaaacatcaaggtcaatgctcatcagactgTCGAGGATGAGACAGATGCATCAGACACATCTGAAGGCaaccaggtaggcgccttcaatgcaattgttggctctatccctcatgccttagcggggaccagtgcatgtcctcctaagaaaacatcagtcccgatcaccaggaaagggaaagaaaagatggaCGAAGGACCTCCTAAGcaagcgaggaccctaatgttcgtcgaattgaaagtaaacggcaagccccttcacgtattgatagacacgggtgccacccatAACTACTTGTCATCAACGCAAGTAGAGCGCCTAGGTCTTGTTGTACAAAAGATCAAAggccgtgtcaaggctatcaactcaccacctcagacattgggtggaacagctacaaatgtcccagtgaaacttggcccatacaaaggaagcatcgacctgcgcatcgcaatcatagatgacttcgacatcatagtgggtttggagttcatgaggcaaaccaacaccattccAGTACCAtttgccaacatgctcctgatgatgggagaaaacggggccaagccctgcaccataccatgctttcccataaagatggccgctgaaaacatctcggccatgcagttggagaaggtagtcaacaGACATGAACCCCAGGTTCAGGCTAcccttcgcagcaacaatcagccatcatgtcatcggcctcaaaagactggtgacgctcatcatcgtgtgaagacttgtcagccatgccacaaggacaagtcggatcactcatcacagccgggaccctcgcagccatcacatgtccctcagagaccatgggaaagtgtttccctcagattcatcacgggattgccccaagtcggcaatcttgcatccatcatggttgtcatagatcagttctcagactatgcaactttcatagcagccccgcaaaacatctcagcagaagatacagctcgactcttcttctcgcacattgtcaaacattggggcctgcccaaaaacattgttagtaggcgcgactcacgcttcactagcaacttttggacccatctcttcaggtgctttgggtcaacattgagtcacaacacagacatccatccaccatcggatggccagacagaccggttcgatgacatgctggaggaatatctccgcaacttcgcaaccggatcacagaagaattgggtgaagctcctggatgctgctcaactgtgtttcaattctcaaaaggaccatcatacaaacaagagcccttttgaaattgttaccggacagcaaccgcttctcccgcaaacggtgaatgcatcaaccatgctgaaatctcctcgagctgccaacttctcgaacgaatgggagcgcaacatggagatagtgcggagctatctcaccagggcccaagagcgggcaaaaaggtTCACCGAACAAAAGCGTTGcttttcccaacatcaaccaggggacaaagtaatgctaCGCATCCCAAAGCAGTACTTGTTTGCagaaaggacccatgaccctcgcctgcaacaaaaatacatcgggcccctgtccattgaaaaacgcattgggGAGTCCACATACCAGATcaaaactccatcctggtggaagatccatccagtcttccatgtcagccgcatgcaatcattgcttcgctacaacagcaagctcaaagaacagaggggcgcatacctcccatccaacaaccatcatcatcatcatcatcatcatcaggctCCGAGGACGAcaccaactcaggtgggggagaatgtcatgggctgctttccagacatgccccatgaccccttggcc is a genomic window of Nicotiana tabacum cultivar K326 chromosome 16, ASM71507v2, whole genome shotgun sequence containing:
- the LOC107818533 gene encoding protein PHLOEM UNLOADING MODULATOR, with amino-acid sequence MKRSPAILKNRRGGGLGFAAIAYIGVDYLRFISPAWHARLQPALWSVLAVAAIIRVPFYKHWSSELRSAIPFICAMLFLLSALLFEAISVRSVTAVLGLDWHKDTPPLPDVGQWLLLSLNEKLPQMVVNILRARIIGLHHFLMLFIMLAFSVLFESVEAPGLGIGARFMFTMGIGRLLRAITFISTILPSARPWCASARFLVPQHPHPWVQKYYVPYATDSNAIRNIINWDAAYADPGEYDAEFRPNWGPMSFLIDFLRPTAPEGSSAWYHLLKKASGGCNDLIYSGHMLVAVLTAMAWTEAYGGYSSALIWIFVLHSAQREIRERHHYSVDVFVAIYVGIMLWKMTGLFWPMKDESKGRRLRKLEKIQGRLMRAAKDDDIEEIRELLKEVEVSNQVRENTRSKAMWLFAGGTIIFTLTIVLLAFTLTSDG